One window of the Leishmania panamensis strain MHOM/PA/94/PSC-1 chromosome 16 sequence genome contains the following:
- a CDS encoding hypothetical protein (TriTrypDB/GeneDB-style sysID: LpmP.16.0590), which produces MSDRRVADTTVVGSGELVEALLHVFHPLLMCLADALINSTAVTPPEVAAMCGVAGGEPRRTISFSLEGKAGANMAAAPTPMAHHAAGAQPIEAVARPTASEGAGRGFPLLVPAPARGSSPPSTEATPAFSSVKAEEAGSCASSGSNVRRTTPRRLPTALKKDALTTRRATFDVEHRGGGSDVESDAPKTVAALPCLSVQTETVAASPLPPTLSPLSSTLPSSTSMSASSGEAPATTVRKRGRPLLTCTGATCAEKEAAAQKREEPLPGVATLPPHAARPFCFTLPNAVLWETVAALAEAVLIDGVCFSWLQGEVQKRAEAQQQRSEEQRGPKATSPLPSPAHVLADALLCFDRPAVAIAHMRWRELTVQSKDEVSPRGSGDHEPGERSNTDTGVFATLPAEMQDAVFTSVSAALMRAAAVHTAQLLSPLCTATPVEARLAKQGETASQRRDVATSTQSPEDSQSFIVLSPATTHAAFFDGSSAASPHMQTKFDCGMAPASFPRQPWPQRGWAAEAQRPAHVAGGPVTFRMVQEKLKHRNRRTLQTQHQQPRPASMSAAMSSSSTSVFPASAPAPAAAAVSALPASGPRGDTSLAAVTASAPSATAVAGQPPSCVTGALFERLLQQAEAQDDSCFYVQINACHCGGATRTEATATPIADAAVRSSAFTVQVLCSALAFAMTDEAAAATLKDNVGPETVHLAGAAASGSCGISACACGEKNGQSSEGGNSCVAGDACRRLLRQWCVGLEQLVSTTSSMPMWSCTSRSTAQRPKQSSFTTSAAALFAYLRDSSVNPQLELLADYVLETGKTTSASLRIPPRVARDAHGGYAPEADAGAAATANTAVHQLPWTTARWSVRPVVGVREVDYAAHLLTGSREHHRDHDQCVTALPLLPTESVADIHPPTRSTTSSAIDAESPRGEPPKRPKIHAHQAASTLPRLPPAVEWLRLSDAHCHPSESDQAEDRRSTPPVTQVVERSTAALFQRVLAPRIAAEEGGVCASADVVNPLEEVGAVLATLDAACAGRTLVDASAWRYGRNRMTVAAVSTIGLTLSDSDSGGSDAQGSDDDVRKVGGSLPCTHDLPQGPTAERAALRSAEGGRLVSPVPACRARLPLGLYHHECGVLHVADGATYALEMD; this is translated from the coding sequence ATGAGTGACCGACGCGTGGCAGACACGACGGTGGTGGGTTCCGGCGAGCTTGTCGAGGCTCTCCTACACGTCTTCCACCCGCTGTTGATGTGCTTAGCAGATGCTCTGATAAACTCCACGGCTGTGACGCCACCGGAGGTGGCTGCAATGTGCGGCGTGGCTGGTGGCGAACCACGCCGCACCATCTCGTTTTCGCTGGAGGGTAAGGCAGGCGCTAACATGGCCGCGGCGCCCACGCCAATGGCTCAtcacgctgctggagctcaGCCCATTGAGGCAGTTGCGCGGCCAACAGCTTCGGAGGGTGCCGGCCGTGGCTTCCCCCTACTCGTGCCCGCCCCTGCGAGGGgttcgtcgccgccgtcgacgGAAGCGACGCCTGCGTTCAGTTCAGTCAAAGCCGAGGAGGCCGGAAGTTGCGCTAGCAGCGGAAGCAACGTGAGAAGAACAACACCACGGCGACTACCCACTGCGCTGAAGAAGGACGCACTCACAACACGACGAGCTACATTCGATGTTGAGCACCGCGGTGGTGGAAGCGACGTTGAGAGTGACGCTCCCAAGACGGTTGCGGCGTTGCCATGCTTGTCTGTGCAGACAGAGACCgtcgctgcctctcctctaccACCTACTTTGTCTCCACTGAGCTCCACTTTACCGTCCTCGACCTCCATGTCCGCCAGCTCCGGTGAGGCACCTGCGACGACGGTGCGCAAGCGTGGCCGACCACTGCTGACGTGCACGGGGGCCACCTGCGCGGAGAaggaagctgctgcgcagaaaCGCGAAGAACCTCTTCCCGGCGTTGCCACCCTACCGCCCCACGCCGCGCGCCCATTCTGCTTCACCCTGCCGAATGCGGTGCTGTGGGAGACTGTGGCGGCGTTGGCAGAGGCGGTACTGATCGATGGGGTGTGCTTTAGCTGGCTTCAAGGTGAAGTCCAGAAACGCGCAgaagctcagcagcagcgcagtgaaGAGCAGCGGGGCCCCAAGGCGacgtcgccgttgccgtccCCAGCGCACGTGCTCGCCGacgctcttctttgctttgACAGACCCGCAGTCGCCATCGCCCACATGCGATGGCGTGAGCTCACTGTACAGAGCAAAGATGAGGTCAGCCCTagaggcagcggtgaccACGAGCCCGGCGAACGAAGCAACACAGACACCGGTGTCTTCGCCACTTTGCCTGCTGAGATGCAAGACGCCGTCTTCACCTCTGTCTCAGCGGCTCTcatgcgcgccgccgccgtgcacacggcgcagctgctcagccCCTTGTGCACTGCTACCCCCGTTGAAGCGAGACTCGCCAAACAAGGAGAGACCGCCAGTCAGCGACGGGATGTGGCGACTTCAACCCAAAGTCCGGAAGACTCTCAATCCTTTATCGTGCTGTCGCCAGCCACGACGCACGCCGCATTTTTTGATGGGTCATCTGCAGCCTCACCCCACATGCAGACCAAATTTGACTGTGGTATGGCGCctgcttcttttcctcgACAGCCGTGGCCTCAACGAGGATGGGCGgccgaggcgcagcgacCCGCCCATGTAGCCGGCGGACCGGTGACGTTCCGGATGGTGCAGGAGAAACTTAAGCACCGTAATCGGCGCACACTACAGactcagcaccagcagccacGGCCGGCATCCATGTCAGCCGCTATGTCTAGCTCGTCGACTTCCGTGTTCCCTGCCAgtgctcctgctcctgctgctgctgctgtctccgCCCTACCTGCGAGCGGTCCGCGTGGCGATACATCCTTGGCAGCCGTAACCGCCAGTGCGCCgtccgccaccgctgtggcTGGGCAACCACCGTCGTGTGTTACGGGCGCGTTATTTGAGCGactcctgcagcaggcggaGGCACAGGACGACAGCTGCTTCTACGTTCAGATCAATGCATGTCACTGTGGCGGTGCCACACGCACTGAGGCCACTGCGACACCAAtcgccgacgctgccgtgcgctCCAGTGCGTTTACCGTGCAAGTCTTGTGCTCCGCGCTGGCGTTTGCAATGACGGacgaggcagctgctgcgacatTGAAGGACAATGTAGGCCCAGAAACAGTTCACTTggcgggtgcggctgcttctgGCAGTTGCGGTATCAGTGCGTGCGCATGCGGGGAGAAGAATGGGCAGAGCAGTGAGGGAGGCAACTCCTGCGTTGCCGGAGACGCGTGTCGCCGTCTtctgcggcagtggtgcgtTGGGCTGGAGCAGCTCGTCTCCACTACCTCCTCAATGCCAATGTGGAGCTGCACTTCGCGGAGCACTGCACAGCGCCCAAAGCAGTCGAGCTTTACaacgtctgctgcagctctctttGCATATTTGCGCGACTCCTCGGTGAATCCTCAGCTGGAGTTGCTGGCAGACTACGTGCTGGAGACAGGTAAAACAACGTCGGCGTCGTTAAGGATTCCCCCTCGGGTTGCAAGAGATGCCCATGGAGGCTACGCGCCAGAGGCTGACGCAGGAGCCGCGGCGACAGCCAATACAGCCGTTCACCAATTGCCGTGGACTACAGCACGATGGAGTGTGAGGCCTGTGGTCGGCGTGAGGGAGGTGGACTACGCGGCTCACTTGCTCACTGGGTCGAGGGAGCACCACCGAGATCATGACCAGTGTGTGACCGCGCTGCCATTGCTGCCGACAGAGAGCGTCGCTGATATCCATCCACCTACTCGATCAACGACATCTTCTGCGATAGACGCCGAATCGCCTCGAGGGGAGCCACCGAAGCGGCCTAAGATCCATGCACACCAGGCGGCATCCACATTGCCTCGCTTACCGCCAGCTGTGGAGTGGCTCCGGCTCTCAGACGCACACTGCCATCCTTCGGAATCAGACCAAGCAGAGGACAGGCGCAGCACGCCGCCGGTGACCCAGGTGGTGGAGCGATCCACTGCGGCACTCTTCCAACGCGTCCTCGCCCCGAGGATAGCagccgaggaggggggtgtctgtgcctctgctgaTGTCGTGAAcccgctggaggaggtgggggcagTGCTTGCCACACTCGACGCCGCCTGCGCTGGTCGCACACTCGTGGATGCTTCGGCGTGGCGTTACGGACGGAACCGCATGACCGTCGCGGCGGTTTCCACCATTGGCCTGACGCTCTCAGATAGCGACAGCGGAGGAAGTGATGCGCAAGGAAGCGACGACGATGTCCGGAAGGTCGGTGGCAGCCTCCCTTGCACCCACGATTTACCTCAGGGACCCACAGCCGAGAGAGCGGCTTTGCGGTCTGCAGAAGGGGGACGCCTAGTCTCACCAGTGCCGGCGTGCCGCGCTCGGCTCCCCTTGGGCCTATACCACCATGAATGTGGAGTACTCCATGTAGCGGACGGCGCCACATATGCGCTGGAGATGGACTAG
- a CDS encoding carbamoyl-phosphate synthase, putative (TriTrypDB/GeneDB-style sysID: LpmP.16.0580), producing MMEHHVKAELVLHGGERFQGYSFGYEESVAGEVVFATGMVGYPESLTDPSYHGQILVLTSPMVGNYGVPPIEEDLFGVTKYFESTNGQVHVSAVVVQEYCDQPDHWEMHETLGQWLRKNKVPGMMMVDTRSIVLKLRDMGTALGKMIVAGNDVPFMDPNTRNLVAEVSTKTRVTHGHGTLRILVIDMGVKLNTLRCLLKHDVTLIVVPHDWDITTEVYDGLFITNGPGNPQMCASTIRSVRWALQQDKPVFGICMGNQMLCLAAGGSTYKMKYGHRGQNQPCKCTLDGRVVITTQNHGFAVDFKTLPLDEWEEYFINSNDGSNEGLWHKTKPFCSVQFHPEGRCGPQDTEYLFGEYVRRVKESKVKEVAKLKPRKVLVLGAGGIVIAQAGEFDYSGSQCLKSLREEGIETVLINPNIATVQTDDEMADHIYFVPLTLEAVERVIEKERPDGILLGWGGQTALNCGVKLDELGILKKYNVQVLGTPVSVIAVTEDRELFRDTLLQINEQVAKSAAVTSVEEAVVASKEIGFPMMVRAAYCLGGQGSGIVENIEDLRHKVEVALAASPQVLLEESVAGWKEIEYEVVRDIYDNCITVCNMENFDPMGIHTGESIVVAPSQTLSNDEFHMLRSASIKIIRHLGIVGECNIQYGLDPFSHRYVVIEVNARLSRSSALASKATGYPLAHVAAKVALGKGLFEVMNGVTKTTMACFEPSMDYIVVKMPRWDLDKFNMVSEDIGSMMKSVGEVMSIGRTFEEALQKAIRMVDPSYTGFSVPVRFNGLDFDYMAHVRRPTPYRLFALCRALLDGHSAEELYRMTRITRFFLYKLEKLVCLSKATSTLYANKLSEIPREYLLNMKAHGFSDRQLAQFLSTTAADVRARRVELNVMPLIKQIDTVAGEYPAAQCCYLYSTYNAQRDDVPFTERMYAVLGCGVYRIGNSVEFDYGGVLVARELRRLGNKVILINYNPETVSTDYDECDRLYFDEVSEETVLDILTKERVRGVVISLGGQIVQNMALSLKQSGVPILGTDPANIDMAEDRSKFSKMCDDLGVPQPEWISATSVAQVLEFCDTVGYPALVRPSYVLSGSAMAVIANKEDVTRYLKEASFVSGDHPVVVSKYYEGAMEYDVDIVAHHGRVLCYAICEHVENAGVHSGDATMFLPPQNTDKDTMKRIYDSVNCIAEKLDVVGPMNVQFLLTVEGQLRVIEANVRSSRSVPFVSKTLGISFPAVMVSAFLARKDQNLVPIKRAKMTHIGCKASVFSFNRLAGADPILGVEMASTGEIGVFGRDKHEVFLKAMLCQNFKIPEKGIFFSSDVDSQTEVLCPYIQRLVRRGLKVYCTANTANVLQEYGILCEVLLQRSELPSGDASDSRCLAVYDEEVAKKEKFDLVIQIRDKKRDFVLRRCTRETASPDYWVRRLAVDYNIPLLTEPSIVKMFCECMDLPPSSIEIEPFRHYVPKIYHKIENNNCAMLRRHKVGLMITNNNDSKILALRLSQEGLNITCFHAYLGGSDIDNFEQAFQSLNVPVEVVDLRSEIANSAFDLIMCQSADERHNWHLSKLSWYIFGKYLIPVMRARHMSVVAQTSKQNKKEAGFEKHVQNNCPEMGVYNAWRDARLMEDFATVADQISFLRKQGIKATVKSNIQVHSSVCGNTYYCDDMRSLPAPSLVKLLRDCSATPEFVSLTFRSARCVNINGIDATPLLALQMANEIAGRNGVGITRTREGAMFEAPGMHLLSVSLQFLYDVSFDRSAADLFRIYSRHVSQNIGAGQLSEKHTQSAIEAVRFLTSDVSGVVELELHQGEIIFLKLSHVQNPVNRHAAPQLVTEEELEEVFQPGNGSFSDVQW from the coding sequence ATGATGGAGCACCACGTCAAGGCAGAGCTCGTGCTGCACGGCGGCGAGCGCTTCCAGGGCTACTCCTTCGGCTATGAAGAGAGCGTGGCAGGCGAGGTGGTCTTTGCAACAGGCATGGTCGGTTACCCGGAGAGTTTGACGGACCCCTCGTACCACGGCCAGATTCTCGTGCTGACGTCGCCAATGGTGGGCAACTACGGTGTGCCGCCGATCGAAGAGGACCTCTTCGGGGTTACCAAGTACTTTGAGAGCACGAACGGCCAGGTCCATGTGAgtgccgtggtggtgcaggagtACTGCGATCAACCAGACCACTGGGAAATGCACGAAACGCTTGGCCAGTGGCTGCGCAAGAACAAAGTCCCTGGCATGATGATGGTGGACACACGCAGCATCGTACTCAAGCTGCGCGACATGGGTACGGCGCTTGGCAAGATGATCGTGGCCGGTAACGACGTGCCCTTTATGGACCCCAACACCCGCAACctggtggcggaggtgagcACCAAGACGCGCGTCACCCACGGCCACGGCACACTGCGCATCCTCGTGATTGATATGGGAGTTAAGCTGAACACtctgcgctgcctgctgAAGCACGATGTCACCCTCATTGTCGTCCCGCATGACTGGGACATCACAACGGAGGTGTACGACGGTCTGTTCATCACCAACGGCCCTGGTAACCCGCAGATGTGCGCGAGCACCATCCGTAGCGTGCGCTGGGCCCTTCAGCAGGACAAACCGGTCTTTGGTATTTGCATGGGCAACCAGATGCTCTGTCTCGCCGCTGGCGGCTCAACCTACAAAATGAAGTACGGTCACCGCGGCCAGAATCAGCCCTGCAAGTGCACCCTCGATGGGCGCGTCGTCATCACAACGCAGAACCATGGCTTTGCTGTTGACTTCAAGACACTCCCGTTGGACGAGTGGGAGGAGTACTTCATAAACTCGaacgacggcagcaacgaGGGTCTGTGGCACAAGACGAAGCCCTTCTGCAGTGTCCAGTTCCATCCAGAGGGTCGCTGTGGCCCACAGGATACGGAGTACCTCTTCGGCGAGTACGTGCGCCGCGTGAAGGAGtcgaaggtgaaggaggtggcgaagcTCAAGCCGCGCAAAGTGCTGGTgctcggcgctggcggcatcGTCATCGCGCAGGCTGGCGAGTTCGACTACAGCGGCTCCCAATGCCTCAAATCTCTGCGCGAGGAGGGCATAGAGACGGTGCTCATCAATCCGAACATCGCGACAGTGCAGACAGACGACGAGATGGCCGACCACATTTACTTTGTGCCGCTCACGCTGGAGGCTGTGGAGCGTGTGATTGAGAAAGAGCGGCCGGACGGCATTCTGCTCGGCTGGGGCGGCCAGACGGCACTCAACTGCGGCGTGAAGCTGGACGAGCTCGGCATCTTGAAGAAGTACAACGTTCAGGTGCTCGGCACGCCTGTGTCTGTCATTGCCGTGACGGAGGACCGCGAGCTGTTCCGCGACACTCTGCTGCAGATCAACGAGCAGGTGGCCaagtcggcggcggtgacgtctgtggaggaggccgtGGTGGCGAGCAAGGAGATTGGCTTCCCGATGATGGTCCGTGCCGCCTACTGCCTTGGCGGGCAGGGCAGCGGCATTGTCGAGAACATCGAGGACCTGCGTCACAAGGTCGAGGTCGCGcttgctgcgtcgccgcaggtgctgctggaagaGAGCGTGGCGGGCTGGAAAGAGATCGAGTACGAGGTGGTGCGCGACATCTACGACAACTGCATCACCGTGTGCAACATGGAGAACTTTGACCCCATGGGAATACACACGGGCGAGTCCATCGTCGTCGCGCCATCGCAGACGCTAAGCAACGATGAGTTCCACATGCTGCGCAGTGCCTCCATCAAGATCATCCGCCACCTCGGCATCGTGGGCGAGTGCAACATCCAGTACGGCCTCGACCCCTTCAGTCACCGCTACGTCGTCATCGAGGTGAACGCGCGTCTGTCGCGCTCGTCAGCTCTAGCCTCCAAAGCTACCGGCTATCCGCTGGCCCACGTCGCCGCCAAGGTCGCCCTGGGCAAGGGGCTCTTTGAGGTCATGAACGGTGTCACCAAGACAACGATGGCGTGCTTCGAGCCCAGCATGGACTACATCGTTGTCAAGATGCCGCGCTGGGACCTCGACAAGTTCAACATGGTGAGTGAAGATATCGGCTCCATGATGAAGAGCGTCGGCGAGGTCATGTCGATTGGCCGCACCTTCGAGGAGGCCCTGCAGAAGGCCATTCGCATGGTGGACCCGAGCTACACCGGATTCTCCGTTCCGGTCCGCTTCAACGGCCTCGATTTCGACTACATGGCGCACGTCCGCCGCCCAACACCGTATCGCCTGTTTGCCCTCTGCCGTGCCCTCCTCGACGGTCACTCGGCTGAGGAGTTGTATCGCATGACGAGGATcacgcgcttcttcttgtACAAGCTGGAGAAACTCGTGTGCCTCTCCAAGGCCACGTCCACGCTGTACGCAAACAAGCTCTCCGAGATACCGCGCGAGTACTTGCTGAATATGAAGGCGCACGGCTTCTCTGACCGGCAACTGGCCCAGTTcctcagcaccaccgccgccgacgtgcgtgcgcgccgtGTGGAGCTGAACGTGATGCCGCTGATCAAACAGATCGATACGGTCGCCGGTGAGTATCCTGCGGCGCAGTGTTGTTACCTCTACTCGACCTACAACGCCCAACGTGATGACGTGCCCTTTACAGAGCGCATGTACGCTGTGCTCGGCTGTGGTGTCTACCGGATCGGAAACAGCGTCGAGTTTGACTACGGCGGTGTCCTCGTGGCGCGCGAGCTGCGCCGACTTGGTAACAAGGTGATTCTCATCAACTACAACCCCGAGACTGTGTCGACGGACTACGACGAATGCGATCGACTGTACTTTGACGAGGTGTCTGAGGAGACGGTGCTCGACATCCTCACGAaggagcgtgtgcgtggcgtTGTCATCTCGCTGGGCGGCCAGATCGTGCAGAACATGGCCCTGAGCCTCAAGCAAAGCGGGGTGCCGATTCTCGGCACTGACCCGGCAAACATTGACATGGCCGAGGACCGAAGCAAATTCTCGAAGATGTGCGACGATCTTGGCGTGCCACAGCCGGAGTGGATCTCAGCCACATCAGTCGCGCAAGTGCTTGAGTTCTGCGACACCGTCGGCTACCCCGCCCTGGTGCGTCCCAGCTATGTGCTGAGCGGGTCAGCCATGGCCGTCATTGCAAACAAGGAGGACGTGACGCGCTACCTGAAGGAGGCTTCCTTCGTTTCCGGCGATCATccagtggtggtgagcaAGTACTACGAGGGGGCCATGGAGTACGATGTCGACATTGTTGCCCACCATGGCCGTGTGCTGTGCTACGCCATCTGCGAGCACGTCGAGAACGCCGGCGTGCACTCTGGTGATGCAACCATGTTCCTTCCTCCGCAGAACACCGACAAGGACACGATGAAGCGCATATACGATTCCGTCAACTGCATCGCCGAGAAGCTCGACGTGGTAGGACCGATGAACGTGCAGTTCCTGCTGACGGTGGAGGGTCAGCTGCGCGTGATTGAGGCGAACGTGCGCAGCTCCCGCTCCGTGCCGTTCGTATCGAAGACGCTTGGCATCTCCTTTCCCGCGGTGATGGTGTCCGCCTTCCTGGCGCGTAAAGACCAAAACCTCGTGCCCATCAAGCGTGCCAAGATGACCCACATAGGCTGCAAGGCCTCTGTGTTCAGCTTTAACCGCCTGGCCGGCGCGGATCCGATCCTCGGTGTGGAGATGGCCTCCACTGGTGAGATCGGCGTCTTCGGCCGCGACAAGCATGAGGTGTTCCTCAAGGCGATGCTGTGCCAGAACTTCAAGATCCCGGAGAAGGGAATCTTCTTTAGCAGTGATGTGGACAGCCAGACAGAGGTGCTCTGCCCATACATTCAGCGCCTCGTGCGGCGCGGGCTGAAGGTGTACTGCACTGCCAACACGGCGAATGTACTACAGGAGTACGGGATCCTGTGCGAGGTgcttctccagcgcagcGAGCTACCGTCAGGCGACGCGTCTgacagccgctgcctcgcagtgtacgacgaggaggtggcgaagaaggagaagtTCGATCTTGTCATCCAGATACGTGACAAGAAGCGAGACtttgtgctgcgccgctgcacccgcGAGACTGCCTCGCCGGACTACTGGGTGCGCCGACTCGCCGTCGACTACAACATCCCTTTGTTGACGGAGCCAAGCATTGTGAAGATGTTCTGCGAGTGCATGGACCTGCCCCCATCGTCCATCGAGATTGAGCCGTTCCGCCACTACGTGCCCAAGATCTACCACAAGATCGAGAATAACAACTGCGccatgctgcgccgccacaagGTTGGGCTCATGATCACGAACAACAACGACAGCAAGATTCTGGCGCTGCGTCTGAGTCAGGAGGGTCTCAACATCACGTGCTTTCACGCCTACCTTGGCGGGTCGGACATCGATAACTTCGAGCAAGCATTTCAGAGCCTGAACgtgccggtggaggtggtcgACCTGCGCTCGGAGATCGCGAACTCGGCGTTCGACCTCATTATGTGCCAGTCCGCAGACGAGCGCCACAACTGGCATCTCTCGAAGCTTAGCTGGTACATCTTTGGCAAATACCTCATCCCGGTGATGCGAGCGCGTCACATGTCTGTGGTGGCGCAGACGTCGAAGCAGAACAAGAAGGAGGCGGGCTTCGAGAAGCACGTGCAGAACAATTGCCCTGAGATGGGCGTCTACAACGCGTGGCGCGACGCGCGGCTGATGGAAGACTTCGCGACGGTGGCAGATCAGATCAGCTTTCTGCGTAAGCAAGGCATCAAGGCAACAGTGAAGAGCAACATTCAGGTGCACAGTTCCGTGTGTGGTAACACGTACTACTGCGATGACATGCGTAGCCTGCCGGCTCCGTCGCTGGTGAAGCTACtgcgcgactgcagcgcgACGCCTGAGTTTGTGTCCCTCACCTtccgcagcgcgcgctgtgTGAACATCAACGGCATTGACGCgacgccactgctggcgctgcagatGGCTAACGAGATCGCCGGCCGAAACGGTGTGGGCATCACCCGCACGCGCGAGGGCGCCATGTTCGAAGCTCCAGGCATGCATCTACTCTCCGTCAGCCTGCAGTTCCTCTACGACGTCTCGTTTGACCGCTCTGCTGCGGACCTGTTCCGCATATATTCGCGCCACGTATCACAGAACATCGGCGCTGGCCAGCTGTcggagaagcacacgcagtcCGCCATCGAGGCGGTGCGCTTCCTGACAAGTGACGTGAGCGGCGTGGTGGAGTTGGAGCTGCACCAGGGCGAGATCATCTTCCTGAAGCTGTCCCACGTGCAGAACCCGGTCAACCGCCATGCCGCCCCGCAGCTGGtgaccgaggaggagcttGAGGAGGTCTTCCAACCCGGGAACGGCTCCTTTAGCGACGTGCAGTGGTAG
- a CDS encoding DNA topoisomerase, putative (TriTrypDB/GeneDB-style sysID: LpmP.16.0600) has product MTDTFVEVSPAVVAVNEAEALRDEALRRMEVYVLGLLHTLLWLPVKGVSLSGTTMLAFEGGTFSSWRRHSQCAVPCELQASTRGECGATSAPPVSLPSEERASAKAPALGYGGTPTRPNDGQPVASMRALQRARHHLLLLTVLFRNVVRGDVTTQRDVYYHLVRHIPTQVVVNRTVKQLSRVLRLPRQLMGVTAGGRGYIAGWLSYRGVSLQGGGPGAAAEEGMPLPLLSADLVVSVQEIAECTAAENEEEHGFSVLLSSPISMLRGRSPQQSASSRLTAAQHRDLTSCSATDAAATGFQVSPAVCAILVVEKHAVFAQLLREGLPRLLPCVLLTAQGFPTYAARQLLAHLHTALPRAPVIGLVDYNPHGLAILAAYRWATASDALTVGSASMVESHYYAAPTLRWLGVRTAHVSRVMEKTESDNASTGGPSVKQCPRLHHYTPAPLQTSVRPWKDTGTGSRSHDNDGAVASASSCASYAPHTAENAAMASPLTSIAPLQHFTRRDAVVMTHQIERLEALLHLTASPPAAGEGLGTAVEVDEERNHNFVERPHVKRVARISVDLAAVPQRYNRLSAADLAHQADRASVVAWLNEAREMQRRSVKCEMEALYTVPYSHHFLGSASVVHAQRRGVHPAPSQFAEWVCQQILRRQYI; this is encoded by the coding sequence ATGACGGACACCTTTGTCGAGGTTTCCCCTGCCGTTGTAGCGGTCAATGAAgctgaggcgctgcgcgatgAGGCTCTCCGTCGCATGGAGGTGTACGTGCtggggctgctgcacacgcttCTCTGGTTGCCCGTCAAGGGAGTATCGCTCAGCGGCACTACAATGCTTGCCTTTGAAGGAGGCACGTTTAGTTCCTGGCGAAGGCACAGCCAATGCGCCGTCCCGTGTGAGCTGCAGGCCTCGACTCGTGGAGAGTGTGGTGCCACCTCCGCACCCCCGGTGAGTCTGCCATCGGAAGAGCGTGCGAGCGCGAAGGCTCCCGCGCTGGGCTACGGGGGCACACCGACGCGCCCCAACGATGGCCAGCCAGTCGCGAGCATGCGCGCTTTGCAGAGAGCTCGtcaccatctcctcctccttaccGTTCTCTTTCGCAACGTCGTGCGCGGCGACGTGACGACACAGCGCGATGTATACTATCACCTCGTTCGCCACATCCCgacgcaggtggtggtgaatcGCACAGTCAAGCAGCTCTCGCGTGTGCTGCGACTGCCGCGACAGCTTATGGGGGTGACGGCGGGCGGACGCGGCTACATTGCAGGCTGGCTCTCGTATCGCGGAGTGAGCTTGCAGGGAGGTGGCCctggggcagcagcggaagaggGCATGCCGTTACCACTTCTGAGCGCAGATTTGGTTGTCTCTGTCCAAGAAATCGCCGAGTGCACAGCTGCCGAGAATGAGGAAGAGCACGGTTTCTCAGTGCTACTGTCTTCACCGATCTCGATGCTGCGCGGCCGCTCACCTCAGCAGTCGGCGTCAAGCCGTTTGACGGCCGCGCAGCATCGAGATCTCACTAGCTGTTCAGCcactgacgccgctgcgacaGGCTTTCAAGTGTCGCCAGCTGTGTGCGCTATCCTCGTCGTGGAGAAGCACGCTGTCTTTGCTCAACTTCTGCGCGAAGGCCTGCCGCGACTGCTGCcgtgcgtgctgctcacAGCTCAAGGGTTTCCAACTTACGCAGCGCGTCAACTGCTTGCCCACTTGCACACTGCACTCCCTCGTGCTCCAGTGATTGGGCTTGTGGATTACAACCCACACGGGCtcgccatcctcgccgcGTATCGTTGGGCTACCGCATCGGATGCGCTTACAGTTGGCTCGGCCTCTATGGTGGAGAGCCACTACTACGCGGCTCCCACCCTGCGGTGGCTCGGTGTGCGCACCGCCCATGTGTCGCGCGTAATGGAAAAGACAGAGAGTGACAATGCGAGTACAGGTGGCCCCTCGGTCAAGCAATGCCCTCGGCTTCACCACTACACACCAGCTCCTCTGCAAACGAGTGTCAGGCCTTGGAAGGACACTGGCACAGGCAGCCGGTCACacgacaacgacggcgctgtcgccagtgcctccagctgcgcctcgtACGCCCCGCACACCGCGGAGAATGCGGCGATGGCCTCGCCACTGACCAGCATCGCGCCTCTTCAGCACTTCACCCGTCGAGACGCCGTTGTGATGACACATCAGATCGAACGCTTGGAGGCACTCCTGCACCTTACAGCGTCACCTCCAGCTGCGGGGGAAGGCCTCGGGACAGCGGTCGAggtggatgaggagaggaaCCACAATTTCGTCGAACGCCCTCATGTGAAGCGAGTGGCGCGTATTTCAGTGGATCTCGCCGCAGTGCCCCAACGCTACAACAGGCTCTCGGCGGCTGACCTCGCGCATCAGGCTGATCGAGCTTCCGTGGTTGCCTGGCTGAACGAGGCACGcgagatgcagcgccgcagcgtcaAGTGCGAGATGGAGGCACTCTACACTGTCCCCTATTCGCATCACTTTTTGGGCTCTGCGTCAGTCGTGCATGCGCAGAGGCGCGGCGTCCACCCGGCGCCTTCGCAGTTTGCCGAGTGGGTCTGCCAGCAAATCCTTCGTCGTCAGTACATCTAA